A region of Fibrobacter succinogenes subsp. succinogenes S85 DNA encodes the following proteins:
- a CDS encoding tRNA 2-thiocytidine(32) synthetase TtcA, whose translation MARELSFVQSVERSISKTYRERLWTPFITAIKNYKLIEEGDKIAVCISGGKDSMLMAKLIQMLHRHSDVKFDVEYLVMDPGYNEINRQKIESNAKLLEIPITVFETNIFDVANNTERSPCYVCAKMRRGHLYHKAKDLGCNKIALGHHLSDVIETTVMAMFYGSQLQGMMPKLHSLNFGGMELIRPMYCINEQDIINWKNYNGLQFIQCACRFTESCTVCDNGGGGSKRQEIKALIKRLKRENPNIERSIFNSLHSVCIETFPGYKAGGELHSFLEDYENREPQKG comes from the coding sequence ATGGCAAGAGAACTTTCATTTGTCCAAAGCGTAGAACGGAGCATTTCGAAGACATACCGCGAAAGGCTCTGGACGCCGTTCATTACCGCCATCAAGAACTACAAGCTCATCGAAGAAGGCGACAAAATCGCCGTCTGCATTTCCGGCGGCAAGGATTCCATGCTCATGGCGAAGCTCATCCAGATGCTCCACCGCCATAGCGACGTGAAATTCGACGTGGAATACCTGGTGATGGACCCCGGCTACAACGAAATCAACCGTCAGAAAATTGAAAGCAACGCGAAGCTCCTGGAAATCCCCATCACCGTTTTCGAGACGAACATTTTCGACGTGGCGAACAACACCGAACGTTCCCCCTGCTACGTCTGCGCCAAGATGCGCCGTGGCCACCTCTACCACAAGGCAAAGGACCTGGGCTGCAACAAGATTGCGCTAGGTCACCACCTCTCCGACGTCATCGAGACCACCGTCATGGCGATGTTCTACGGCTCGCAACTGCAAGGCATGATGCCCAAGCTCCACAGCCTGAATTTCGGCGGCATGGAACTCATCCGCCCCATGTATTGCATCAACGAGCAAGACATTATCAACTGGAAAAACTACAACGGGTTGCAATTTATCCAGTGCGCCTGCCGCTTTACCGAAAGCTGCACCGTCTGCGACAACGGCGGTGGCGGCAGCAAGCGTCAAGAAATCAAGGCGCTCATCAAACGTCTCAAGCGCGAAAACCCGAACATCGAAAGAAGCATCTTCAACAGCCTGCACTCCGTCTGCATCGAGACTTTCCCCGGCTACAAGGCCGGCGGCGAGCTGCATTCGTTCCTAGAAGACTACGAAAATCGCGAACCGCAGAAAGGATAG
- a CDS encoding DUF2238 domain-containing protein, producing the protein MNNIAKSHLFLLAFVLLTMLWSVVGVEDTYLTWILEAAPAIVGLLVLVFTYKKFRMPTYLYVVMAFHMAVLLVGAHYSYAKVPLGFWMQDWFGFARNNYDKIGHLMQGVTPGLVMIELLRRTTPIKTAGWTGFLSVCVAEAISALYEIIEWLASLSNPTDTEAFLGTQGYIWDTQTDMFMCLIGATIAVIIRLRVLRLPTSGRLLNH; encoded by the coding sequence ATGAATAATATTGCTAAATCTCATTTGTTCTTGCTTGCATTTGTTCTCCTGACGATGCTTTGGTCTGTTGTCGGAGTTGAGGATACTTACCTCACTTGGATTCTTGAAGCGGCTCCCGCGATTGTCGGGCTGTTGGTCCTTGTATTTACCTACAAAAAGTTCAGGATGCCCACGTATCTTTACGTGGTAATGGCTTTCCATATGGCGGTACTTTTGGTTGGAGCGCACTATTCGTATGCGAAGGTTCCGCTTGGATTCTGGATGCAGGATTGGTTTGGCTTTGCGCGAAACAACTACGATAAAATCGGGCATTTGATGCAAGGTGTCACGCCCGGGCTTGTGATGATTGAACTTTTGCGTCGCACAACTCCGATCAAGACGGCGGGCTGGACGGGATTTTTGTCGGTGTGCGTGGCCGAGGCAATTTCTGCGCTTTATGAAATTATTGAGTGGCTGGCATCGCTCAGCAATCCGACGGATACGGAAGCGTTCTTGGGAACGCAAGGTTACATTTGGGATACGCAGACAGATATGTTCATGTGCCTTATCGGGGCTACAATTGCGGTTATCATTCGCCTGAGGGTATTGCGTTTGCCAACATCAGGCAGGTTGCTTAATCATTAA
- the rsfS gene encoding ribosome silencing factor: protein MTATNNQDFSETVKLGAGILFELRAQNVQLIDLRGVKNEADYFLIATCESEAQMQAILNELTKEFKARKLHYVGVEYKEGVRWAIFDAGLDLMVHLFEEEKRNEISFDRLYADGKLMNLDEHDFIREDAKKSGDDNELI, encoded by the coding sequence ATGACAGCAACAAATAACCAAGATTTTTCTGAAACCGTTAAGCTTGGTGCAGGTATCCTTTTTGAACTTCGCGCCCAGAACGTGCAGCTCATTGACCTCCGCGGCGTCAAAAACGAAGCGGATTACTTCCTCATCGCCACTTGCGAAAGTGAAGCCCAGATGCAGGCTATCTTGAATGAACTCACCAAGGAATTCAAGGCTCGCAAGCTCCACTATGTCGGCGTTGAATACAAGGAAGGCGTACGCTGGGCTATCTTCGATGCTGGTCTTGACCTGATGGTTCACCTCTTCGAAGAAGAAAAGAGAAACGAAATTTCCTTCGACCGCCTCTATGCAGACGGCAAACTCATGAACCTCGACGAACACGACTTCATCCGCGAAGACGCCAAGAAGTCTGGAGACGACAATGAACTCATTTAA
- the miaB gene encoding tRNA (N6-isopentenyl adenosine(37)-C2)-methylthiotransferase MiaB — protein MKKYHLATYGCQMNEYDSAMIAQELDMCGCVETNNQEDADIIIVNTCSVREKAEETAIVNISKLKYLRKKNPDVKVVVCGCMAKNRGPELLKRLKNVNYIVGPDQYRKIPELLFGDAQSPLHKTHHKMFIDEDRDENYLGEYAKLQNDVSAFVAIQRGCNKRCSYCIVPYLRGPEKYRDMDDVLTEVKRAADKGITEVMLLGQTVNAYKTPNADFTTLLTKVSEIGGIKRIRFTSPHPRHYTNELIDVLLNNPKVCHYAHIPLQSGSDAILKKMRRQHNMEQYMTVIEQLRSKDPYYAISTDVICGFVGETDEDFEQTIKAFEACQFDTAYMFIYSPRKGTESFNEAEILTPEEKSARHSRLVELQNAITLKRNQMMIGRTEEILVEHGSTRDKTELVGKTDNFKKVIFKPEEGRIIKPGDYVKVKIDDIRGWTLRGTLV, from the coding sequence ATGAAAAAATACCACTTGGCCACATACGGCTGCCAGATGAACGAATACGACTCCGCGATGATTGCGCAGGAGCTGGACATGTGCGGTTGCGTCGAGACGAACAACCAGGAAGACGCCGACATCATCATCGTAAACACCTGCAGCGTGCGTGAAAAGGCCGAGGAAACAGCCATCGTCAACATCAGCAAACTCAAGTACTTGCGCAAGAAGAATCCCGACGTGAAAGTCGTCGTGTGCGGTTGCATGGCAAAGAATCGTGGGCCGGAACTGCTCAAGCGCCTCAAGAACGTGAACTACATCGTAGGCCCAGACCAGTACCGCAAAATTCCAGAACTCCTGTTCGGGGATGCCCAGAGCCCGCTGCACAAGACGCACCACAAGATGTTCATCGACGAAGACCGCGACGAGAACTACCTCGGCGAATACGCCAAGCTCCAGAATGACGTGAGCGCATTCGTCGCGATCCAGCGCGGTTGCAACAAGCGCTGCAGCTACTGCATCGTGCCGTACCTCCGCGGCCCCGAGAAATACCGCGACATGGACGACGTGCTGACAGAAGTCAAGCGCGCCGCCGACAAGGGCATCACCGAAGTGATGTTGCTCGGCCAGACGGTGAACGCCTACAAGACGCCAAACGCTGACTTCACGACTTTACTAACAAAAGTTTCCGAAATCGGTGGTATCAAGCGCATCCGCTTTACAAGCCCGCACCCGCGCCATTATACGAACGAACTCATTGACGTTCTCTTGAACAACCCGAAGGTCTGCCATTACGCGCACATTCCGCTCCAGAGCGGCTCCGACGCCATCCTCAAGAAGATGCGCCGCCAGCACAACATGGAACAGTACATGACCGTCATCGAGCAGTTGCGCAGCAAGGATCCGTACTACGCCATTTCGACTGACGTGATTTGCGGATTTGTCGGCGAAACTGACGAAGATTTTGAACAGACGATCAAGGCATTTGAAGCCTGCCAGTTCGACACGGCATACATGTTCATTTACAGCCCGCGCAAGGGCACAGAATCGTTCAACGAAGCCGAAATCCTCACGCCCGAAGAAAAGTCGGCACGCCATTCGCGCCTCGTGGAACTCCAGAACGCCATCACGCTCAAACGCAACCAGATGATGATTGGCCGCACCGAAGAAATCCTCGTCGAACACGGCTCCACCCGCGACAAGACAGAACTCGTCGGCAAGACGGACAACTTCAAGAAGGTCATTTTCAAGCCCGAAGAAGGTCGCATCATCAAGCCGGGCGATTACGTCAAGGTGAAAATCGACGATATCCGAGGCTGGACGCTCCGCGGCACGCTCGTGTAA
- a CDS encoding SPOR domain-containing protein — MAKYFIHNLVITGALCAFATTASFAEAAPTLATAQKAYVNGNWKVAAAAYEQVCPNEPENTRTECYLWNVLALSQTGIAADFSKAGKRLDSLIDKTNPQQAIYADLMMTKAQFQMYLGRYNKAAESLVHAIETSQPHQVTVLQKVCVAVQDRAHSEELNEACKNLGNPEAQKLAAAQKEQAKAEQANAEQVASTAPQASTTPATNNDAAKAAESKVAAPATAVATAEPAQTKAPETKPAEAKSAWQLQLGAFGVKSNADLLVDNLKRRNIACTISQNTLESGKVLYIVRTGPFDTKESAVDYGAKKLAPLNVEFRPMLVKQAL; from the coding sequence ATGGCTAAATATTTTATTCACAATTTGGTTATTACAGGCGCATTGTGCGCGTTTGCCACCACAGCATCTTTTGCTGAGGCCGCACCGACTCTCGCCACCGCCCAAAAAGCTTACGTCAACGGCAACTGGAAAGTCGCCGCCGCCGCATACGAACAGGTCTGTCCGAACGAACCTGAAAACACTCGTACCGAATGCTATTTATGGAACGTGCTAGCCCTTTCCCAAACGGGCATCGCCGCTGATTTCAGCAAGGCAGGCAAGCGTCTCGACAGTCTCATCGACAAGACGAACCCGCAACAAGCCATTTACGCGGACCTTATGATGACCAAGGCCCAGTTCCAAATGTACCTTGGCCGTTACAACAAAGCCGCCGAATCCCTCGTACACGCAATTGAAACTTCGCAGCCGCATCAAGTGACCGTGCTGCAAAAAGTCTGCGTCGCCGTCCAAGACCGCGCCCACAGCGAAGAGCTGAACGAAGCCTGCAAAAACCTCGGCAATCCGGAAGCCCAGAAGCTTGCCGCCGCCCAAAAGGAACAGGCAAAAGCCGAACAAGCAAATGCTGAACAGGTCGCTAGTACCGCTCCGCAAGCAAGCACAACACCAGCAACAAATAACGACGCCGCCAAGGCCGCAGAATCAAAGGTCGCAGCCCCCGCAACAGCAGTTGCTACTGCAGAACCCGCGCAAACAAAGGCTCCCGAAACAAAGCCGGCCGAAGCAAAATCCGCATGGCAACTGCAGCTGGGCGCATTTGGCGTCAAGTCCAACGCCGACTTGCTCGTAGACAATCTTAAAAGGCGCAACATAGCCTGCACCATCAGCCAGAACACGCTTGAAAGCGGCAAAGTCCTCTATATCGTGCGCACCGGTCCATTTGATACAAAGGAAAGTGCAGTGGACTATGGCGCCAAAAAACTGGCCCCGCTCAACGTAGAATTCAGGCCAATGCTTGTAAAACAAGCCCTTTAA
- a CDS encoding cysteine desulfurase family protein, with protein sequence MSYFDYTANTPACEEALQRFCEVERRFIGNANSNHEAGHAAKAFLAQVTDSIAKLLGVNPDEIIYTSGASESNNTAIRGIVQAKHHVGKHIITNPLEHSSVSATLTALQEAGYEIEMVKIGTDGKIDLEDLRSLLRKDTVLVTVNAVDSELGTVQPLESISKIVREFPNCSLHVDATQAIGKTPINLNLADTASIGAHKFYGLSGSGFLYKKSGIVMEPLIYGGASTTIYRSGTPTLALDASLETALSLAMEHFEERFARVKELRKILQEKLCGYPKVRINSPADAVPHILNLSVAGVRGNIFQKALSDKGIYVSVKSACSVDALPSRAVFAVSRDRKNALNSWRISLSHLTTEKEINEFMAAFDSCYKELCK encoded by the coding sequence ATGTCCTATTTCGACTACACGGCAAACACCCCGGCATGCGAAGAAGCCTTGCAACGATTCTGCGAAGTTGAACGCAGGTTTATCGGCAACGCCAATTCGAATCACGAAGCAGGACATGCAGCAAAAGCTTTCCTCGCCCAAGTGACCGATTCCATCGCGAAACTTTTGGGCGTAAACCCCGACGAAATCATTTACACCTCGGGCGCAAGCGAAAGCAACAACACCGCCATCCGTGGCATCGTCCAGGCCAAGCACCATGTGGGCAAGCACATCATCACGAACCCGCTGGAACATTCTTCGGTAAGCGCCACGCTCACGGCTCTGCAAGAAGCAGGCTACGAAATCGAGATGGTAAAAATCGGCACCGACGGGAAAATCGACCTGGAAGACTTGCGAAGCCTGCTCCGCAAAGATACGGTGCTTGTGACGGTAAACGCGGTCGATAGCGAACTTGGGACCGTGCAGCCGCTGGAATCCATCAGCAAGATTGTCCGCGAGTTCCCGAACTGCAGCCTTCACGTGGATGCAACGCAGGCCATCGGGAAAACGCCCATAAACCTGAATTTGGCAGACACGGCAAGCATCGGCGCGCACAAGTTCTACGGGCTTTCGGGCAGCGGGTTTTTGTACAAAAAAAGCGGAATCGTCATGGAGCCGCTCATTTACGGCGGTGCCAGTACCACCATTTACCGCAGCGGAACCCCGACGCTCGCGCTGGACGCATCCCTTGAAACAGCGCTGTCGCTTGCCATGGAACATTTCGAAGAGCGATTTGCCCGCGTCAAGGAGCTGCGAAAGATTTTGCAAGAAAAACTCTGCGGCTATCCGAAAGTCCGCATCAATTCGCCCGCAGACGCTGTTCCGCACATTTTGAACCTGAGTGTCGCGGGAGTCCGCGGGAACATTTTCCAGAAAGCTCTTTCGGACAAAGGAATTTACGTGTCGGTCAAGTCCGCCTGCAGCGTAGATGCACTCCCCTCCCGCGCCGTTTTTGCCGTCAGCCGCGACCGCAAAAATGCTTTGAACTCCTGGCGCATAAGCCTTTCGCACCTCACCACCGAAAAAGAAATCAACGAATTCATGGCCGCATTCGACAGCTGCTACAAGGAACTTTGCAAATAA
- a CDS encoding flotillin family protein produces the protein MPDNILYIAIASAILLLIIIFVMSYIKAAPDEAIIVSGIQKQPRVIIGRAGLRIPFFERADHLSLQLIQIDVKTGSPVPTKDYINVSVDAVVTAKISDNPDRLKSSAQNFLNKKPEDIRAMIVDILEGNMREIVGRMQLVDLVGDRKQVSELVLENAIPDLEKLGIVVQTFNIQNFEDANGVIENLGVDKTSAIRKAAAISKANAERDISVAQSQAKKEANDAAVAAELEIAQKQNDLAVKKANLQKISDTEKAIADAAYEIQKQTQQKEINVAQAEAEVAKQEKEIEIRERMVMVTEKELKAQIEKKAEAERQAQIQRSEAELFQQQKDAEAVRYKEEQRAKAIKQIADAEKEKAFAEAEATKAKALAEAEATKAKGLAEAEAIKAQGLAEAEALNKKAEAMKLYGDAARQEMQLKTIEKYFEQMPQIAAAIAKPMEKIGNITMYGEGNTAKLTGDITKTLTQVTNGLTDSLGIDLRTVLGSMFGAKLAGVTKSDDSKTDNNK, from the coding sequence ATGCCAGATAATATCCTTTACATTGCCATTGCATCGGCAATACTTTTACTTATCATCATCTTCGTGATGTCTTACATCAAGGCCGCCCCTGATGAAGCCATCATCGTATCCGGTATCCAGAAACAGCCTAGAGTCATCATCGGCCGTGCAGGGCTTCGCATTCCGTTCTTCGAACGCGCCGACCACCTTTCACTTCAACTGATCCAGATTGACGTGAAGACGGGCAGCCCTGTCCCCACCAAGGACTACATCAACGTTTCCGTCGATGCTGTCGTGACCGCCAAGATTTCGGACAATCCGGACCGCCTCAAATCTTCTGCACAGAACTTCTTGAACAAGAAGCCCGAAGACATCCGCGCTATGATCGTTGACATTCTCGAAGGTAACATGCGTGAAATTGTTGGCCGTATGCAGCTCGTGGATCTCGTGGGTGACCGCAAGCAGGTTTCTGAACTCGTGCTCGAAAATGCCATCCCGGACCTTGAAAAGCTCGGCATTGTTGTGCAGACGTTCAACATCCAGAATTTTGAAGACGCCAACGGCGTGATTGAAAACCTCGGTGTCGATAAGACATCTGCCATCCGCAAGGCAGCTGCCATTTCCAAGGCGAATGCCGAACGCGATATCAGCGTGGCTCAATCGCAGGCCAAGAAAGAAGCAAACGATGCAGCCGTTGCCGCAGAACTCGAAATTGCCCAGAAGCAGAACGACCTCGCCGTGAAAAAGGCCAACTTGCAGAAGATTTCTGATACCGAAAAGGCAATTGCTGATGCCGCTTACGAAATCCAGAAGCAGACGCAGCAGAAGGAAATCAACGTTGCCCAGGCCGAAGCAGAAGTCGCCAAGCAAGAAAAGGAAATTGAAATTCGCGAACGCATGGTCATGGTGACCGAAAAGGAACTTAAGGCTCAAATCGAAAAGAAAGCAGAAGCCGAACGCCAGGCACAAATCCAGCGTTCCGAAGCCGAACTCTTCCAGCAGCAAAAAGACGCTGAAGCCGTCCGCTACAAGGAAGAACAGCGCGCCAAGGCCATCAAGCAGATTGCTGACGCTGAAAAGGAAAAGGCATTCGCAGAAGCCGAAGCTACAAAGGCAAAAGCACTCGCCGAAGCTGAAGCTACAAAGGCAAAAGGCTTAGCCGAAGCAGAAGCAATCAAGGCTCAAGGTCTTGCCGAGGCAGAAGCGCTCAACAAGAAGGCCGAAGCCATGAAGCTCTATGGTGACGCAGCCCGTCAGGAAATGCAGCTCAAAACCATTGAAAAGTACTTCGAGCAGATGCCTCAGATTGCAGCCGCCATTGCAAAGCCGATGGAAAAGATTGGCAATATCACCATGTACGGCGAAGGCAATACGGCAAAGCTCACCGGCGATATCACCAAGACGCTCACACAGGTCACGAATGGCCTCACGGATTCGCTCGGCATTGACCTCCGTACAGTTCTTGGCTCCATGTTCGGGGCAAAACTTGCTGGAGTCACCAAGAGCGACGACTCCAAGACCGACAATAACAAATAA
- a CDS encoding HAD family hydrolase → MTSLDEIKALIAQKELFIFDLDGTLFNTLGDLAPAVNYAMTQFGLHTHSNDDVRTFIGNGSMNLIRRAVAANFIPVASTRDMEKVAETLARENYSDEKIKEIHKVYSEYYWEHCTKNTEPYKGVVELLQRISNRAENFNRNEDCAECDKNGAQPVNCVATKSAKVRCTAMLTNKPVAPAQKILKKFGLENSFATYLCGDTTPERKPSPAGIYEILRQTGIAPEKAIMIGDDTPDVLAAKNAGIDCITLFEGFGKTENLLPLEPCYTAGHIKDFAEFI, encoded by the coding sequence ATGACTTCACTCGACGAAATCAAGGCTCTCATCGCGCAAAAAGAACTGTTCATTTTCGACCTGGACGGCACGCTGTTTAACACGCTTGGCGATTTAGCGCCAGCCGTAAACTACGCGATGACGCAATTCGGCCTGCACACGCATTCAAACGACGACGTGCGCACATTCATCGGAAACGGTTCCATGAACTTGATCCGCCGAGCAGTCGCAGCCAATTTCATTCCCGTCGCAAGCACCCGCGACATGGAAAAAGTCGCAGAAACGCTAGCCCGCGAAAACTACAGCGATGAGAAAATCAAGGAAATCCATAAAGTTTATTCGGAATACTACTGGGAACATTGCACCAAAAACACGGAACCGTACAAAGGCGTCGTGGAGCTATTGCAACGAATTTCAAACCGCGCGGAAAATTTCAATCGTAATGAGGACTGCGCGGAATGCGACAAGAATGGTGCGCAGCCCGTAAACTGCGTCGCGACAAAAAGCGCCAAAGTGAGATGCACGGCAATGCTCACAAACAAGCCGGTCGCTCCCGCGCAAAAGATTCTCAAAAAATTCGGTCTCGAAAATTCTTTCGCCACTTACCTCTGCGGTGATACCACCCCCGAACGCAAGCCAAGCCCTGCCGGCATTTACGAGATTCTCCGTCAGACAGGAATCGCCCCCGAAAAAGCAATTATGATTGGCGACGACACACCCGACGTTCTAGCAGCAAAAAACGCAGGCATTGACTGTATCACGCTTTTTGAAGGCTTCGGTAAAACAGAGAACTTACTCCCGCTAGAACCGTGCTACACCGCAGGCCACATCAAAGACTTCGCCGAGTTCATTTAA
- a CDS encoding AgmX/PglI C-terminal domain-containing protein, whose product MLFTKGGDGKVIPRCRIKPLSAKNVVVEGRDIDVQTFLKVYRQRVHGLRFIFDKNVRRRSDLASEFEGRIVLTLKIASSGEVENVQIKLTTIAENSPFSAINEDVKESVSHWKFPKTKNGATFSFPISFYMMLPQPSMFDDSSSIKNK is encoded by the coding sequence ATGTTGTTCACAAAGGGGGGGGATGGCAAGGTGATCCCTAGATGCCGTATTAAGCCTTTGTCTGCAAAAAACGTTGTCGTTGAAGGTCGTGATATTGATGTTCAGACTTTTTTAAAGGTTTATCGCCAACGAGTTCATGGTTTACGCTTTATCTTCGATAAGAATGTAAGGCGTCGATCAGATTTAGCAAGTGAATTTGAAGGAAGAATAGTCTTGACTTTGAAAATTGCTTCAAGCGGCGAAGTTGAAAATGTCCAAATTAAATTGACTACAATTGCTGAAAATAGCCCCTTTAGCGCTATTAATGAAGATGTCAAGGAATCTGTCAGCCATTGGAAATTCCCGAAAACGAAAAACGGGGCGACTTTCTCGTTCCCGATTTCCTTTTACATGATGCTTCCGCAACCATCGATGTTTGATGATTCGTCTTCAATAAAGAACAAGTAG
- the panD gene encoding aspartate 1-decarboxylase — translation MQLELLKAKIHRATVTDANLNYEGSITIARDLMDAAGILPFEKVGVLDVNNGSRLDTYVIEGKAGSGVICLNGAAARLVQPGDLVIIVAYATMSPEEAKTWKPTVIRVNGKNEIIEKI, via the coding sequence ATGCAGCTAGAATTACTTAAAGCCAAAATACATCGCGCTACTGTAACTGATGCAAACCTCAATTACGAAGGTTCCATCACTATCGCACGCGATTTGATGGATGCAGCAGGCATCCTCCCCTTCGAAAAAGTCGGCGTCCTTGACGTCAATAATGGTTCTCGGCTCGATACTTATGTCATCGAAGGCAAAGCAGGCTCTGGCGTGATTTGCTTAAACGGTGCCGCAGCTCGCTTGGTACAGCCGGGCGACCTCGTGATTATCGTAGCTTATGCAACGATGTCTCCGGAAGAAGCCAAGACCTGGAAGCCAACTGTCATTCGCGTCAACGGCAAAAACGAAATTATCGAAAAAATCTAA
- a CDS encoding LytR C-terminal domain-containing protein: MFHNYSKALHLNFAVGVSSAVFAVFLFAGCEEEKPAPVVREVRSIKGEVEVLNSCSMKGAATKMRTFLRDNGFDVVHIENERLQNYDETVIVLRNPEWEGAQALAATLKTKNILVLLNKNATVDAVVHTGRDFQQIIEPDQREKK; this comes from the coding sequence ATGTTCCATAACTATTCTAAAGCGCTCCACTTAAACTTTGCCGTAGGAGTTTCTTCGGCTGTTTTTGCCGTATTCCTCTTTGCAGGCTGTGAAGAAGAAAAGCCGGCCCCAGTTGTTCGCGAAGTCCGCAGCATCAAGGGCGAAGTCGAGGTGCTGAACAGCTGTAGCATGAAAGGCGCAGCCACTAAAATGCGGACATTCTTACGCGATAACGGATTTGATGTCGTCCACATCGAAAACGAACGACTCCAGAACTACGACGAAACGGTCATCGTGCTCAGAAACCCGGAATGGGAAGGCGCACAGGCACTCGCCGCCACCTTAAAGACTAAGAACATTCTTGTTTTACTCAACAAGAACGCGACCGTCGATGCAGTCGTACACACCGGAAGAGATTTTCAACAAATAATAGAACCCGATCAGAGAGAAAAAAAATGA
- a CDS encoding tyrosine-protein phosphatase gives MTSFFSKYLRKVELMVTFALLLAACSNDDNGFVSVNPVGGESCAAIEESSSSDYALSSSVVASSSSADGLVSISTTVMEDTLEIFAFGGVKIDVVADSFLTKFDYGDVVTVMIAGYDTVDVPVVAGYGYVFPGEFFLYVSEGLNYIKLEARYGQMAEVVGLGRDLKFPIDVIVQMKEKGGYVDHLENLKSLSIANYPGAYPDLSIEEFANFRMVRTTGMGEGVLYRSSSPIDPAIYRNAIADSLAEVAGVKTFVNLADELQYAEEYKGFAESYYATQNVVYLNVEPAFANTPFKEGLVKGLRYMVEHEGPYLVHCTYGMDRTGFTIAVLEALMGATADEIKADYATTHKNFYNVVDGKHVDLTTKQVELLQAIIVRLMQNSFKTAGVDISDFENADLASATEKYLLALGMEKSEIEVLKSRLK, from the coding sequence ATGACTAGTTTCTTTAGCAAATATCTCCGCAAAGTGGAACTTATGGTTACCTTTGCGTTGCTTTTAGCCGCTTGTAGCAACGATGATAACGGTTTTGTTTCGGTGAATCCTGTAGGTGGCGAAAGTTGCGCTGCCATTGAAGAATCAAGTTCTTCGGATTACGCGTTGTCCTCGTCTGTTGTTGCATCGAGCTCTTCCGCGGATGGGTTAGTTTCGATTTCAACGACTGTTATGGAGGATACGCTTGAAATATTTGCATTCGGGGGTGTGAAAATTGATGTTGTTGCGGATTCGTTCCTGACAAAGTTTGATTATGGCGATGTCGTGACGGTGATGATTGCGGGTTACGATACAGTGGACGTTCCTGTGGTAGCTGGCTACGGATATGTTTTCCCTGGCGAATTCTTTTTGTATGTCTCCGAGGGGCTGAATTATATCAAGCTTGAGGCTCGTTACGGCCAAATGGCTGAGGTCGTTGGTCTCGGGCGCGATTTGAAATTCCCGATAGATGTTATTGTGCAGATGAAGGAAAAGGGTGGCTATGTTGACCATCTTGAAAATTTGAAGTCGCTTTCAATTGCGAATTATCCGGGGGCTTATCCTGATTTGTCTATTGAGGAGTTTGCGAATTTTAGAATGGTGCGTACAACCGGAATGGGCGAGGGGGTGCTTTATCGTTCTTCAAGTCCGATTGATCCTGCAATTTATCGCAATGCAATTGCGGATTCATTGGCGGAAGTGGCTGGTGTCAAGACTTTTGTGAACCTTGCAGATGAATTGCAATATGCCGAAGAATACAAAGGCTTTGCTGAATCTTATTATGCAACGCAAAATGTGGTGTATCTTAATGTAGAACCTGCTTTTGCGAATACGCCGTTCAAGGAAGGGCTAGTCAAAGGATTGCGCTATATGGTAGAGCATGAAGGCCCTTATCTAGTGCATTGCACCTATGGTATGGATCGAACCGGATTTACGATTGCCGTGCTCGAAGCGCTGATGGGGGCGACCGCTGATGAAATCAAGGCGGATTACGCCACGACTCACAAGAATTTTTATAACGTGGTCGATGGTAAACATGTTGATTTAACAACAAAGCAGGTTGAGCTGCTTCAGGCGATTATTGTAAGACTTATGCAGAATTCGTTCAAAACGGCTGGTGTTGATATCTCTGATTTCGAAAATGCAGATTTAGCGTCCGCTACAGAAAAGTATTTGCTTGCGCTCGGGATGGAAAAGAGCGAAATTGAAGTGCTGAAATCGCGACTGAAGTAG